In Pseudomonadota bacterium, the following proteins share a genomic window:
- a CDS encoding L,D-transpeptidase, which produces MRRSLRYLVAALLAANALAAAPFTELRETAVQVVLHAQPKPWSHMTARIEPGAVLRLAPTTSRAGCPKGWMERDSGGFVCAKRLKATEETESRPAARDRPEVLEGTSAYLVGKGGAKLYRSLGDVDLGRSLILLFRGSVLTATDRLKRNGDEVLRTRRGWLARAANTIPLPPPVTSLGVEVPGGAPIPEGVPLPNGDALKVRPAPIPGSLEPGEKWIAVDLSEQLVHAYVGERPVRLIPCSTGIKDNTRPGSFRIQWKRRLQTLQLKRGHIRVEDVQWVMYYDKANSIAIHTAYWHDRFGVRASHGCVNVPRDDARWLYEWSSPLPAPEDSETFAHDGARGTRVVVFE; this is translated from the coding sequence GTGCGCCGCTCGCTCAGATACCTCGTCGCCGCGCTCCTCGCCGCGAACGCGCTCGCCGCGGCCCCGTTCACCGAGCTCCGGGAGACCGCCGTGCAGGTCGTGTTGCACGCGCAGCCGAAGCCGTGGAGCCACATGACCGCGCGGATCGAGCCCGGTGCGGTGCTCAGGCTCGCGCCGACGACGAGCCGGGCCGGCTGCCCCAAGGGCTGGATGGAGCGCGACTCGGGCGGCTTCGTGTGCGCGAAGCGGCTCAAGGCGACCGAGGAGACGGAGTCGCGGCCCGCCGCGCGGGATCGGCCGGAGGTGCTCGAGGGGACATCGGCCTACCTCGTCGGGAAGGGCGGCGCCAAGCTGTACCGATCGCTCGGCGACGTGGATCTCGGCCGCTCGCTCATCCTCCTCTTCCGCGGCTCGGTGCTCACGGCCACCGACCGGCTCAAACGCAACGGGGACGAGGTCCTCCGCACGCGCCGCGGGTGGCTCGCACGGGCGGCCAATACGATCCCGCTGCCCCCGCCCGTGACGTCGCTCGGCGTCGAGGTGCCGGGCGGTGCGCCGATCCCGGAGGGCGTCCCGCTGCCGAACGGCGACGCGCTGAAGGTGCGGCCGGCGCCGATCCCCGGATCGCTCGAGCCCGGCGAGAAATGGATCGCGGTCGATCTCTCGGAGCAGCTCGTCCACGCGTACGTCGGCGAGCGGCCGGTCCGACTGATCCCCTGCTCCACCGGGATCAAGGACAACACGCGGCCCGGCAGCTTCCGCATCCAGTGGAAGCGGCGCCTGCAGACCCTGCAGCTCAAGCGCGGCCACATCCGGGTGGAGGACGTCCAGTGGGTCATGTACTACGACAAGGCGAACTCGATCGCGATCCACACCGCGTACTGGCACGACCGGTTCGGCGTGCGGGCGAGCCACGGCTGCGTGAACGTCCCCCGCGACGACGCGCGGTGGCTGTACGAGTGGAGCTCGCCCCTCCCCGCCCCGGAGGACAGCGAGACGTTCGCCCACGACGGCGCACGCGGCACGCGGGTCGTCGTGTTCGAATAG
- a CDS encoding YHS domain-containing protein — translation MSILHVAIFTGAVVAGLGLAPACNSAEQAAGGDQMAMEHGQPAPAGATKAPSVFDAPQPVGTAATCPVLGNTFTITADTLHSEHQGKHVYFCCAGCKPQFDADPQKYLK, via the coding sequence ATGTCCATATTGCATGTCGCCATCTTCACGGGAGCGGTGGTCGCCGGGCTCGGCCTCGCGCCTGCCTGCAACAGCGCGGAACAGGCCGCGGGCGGCGACCAGATGGCAATGGAGCACGGCCAGCCGGCGCCCGCCGGGGCAACAAAAGCGCCGTCCGTGTTCGACGCCCCACAACCGGTGGGGACGGCGGCCACGTGCCCGGTGCTCGGCAACACGTTCACGATCACGGCGGACACGCTCCACTCGGAGCACCAGGGCAAGCACGTGTACTTCTGCTGTGCGGGCTGCAAGCCGCAGTTCGACGCGGACCCGCAGAAGTATTTGAAGTAG